In the genome of bacterium, the window CCATTTGCAGGCGCGGCCCCCGGCTCTCGAGAGCCGATCTTCCGTTATCTCGCTTTCTCGTATGGATAGATCAAGTTGCCGGATTTGTACTTTGGCGGATAGAGCACCACCATTTTACCGGGCATGGTGAACTCTTCCATCGAGTGGCCCTTGATGCCCTGGAGCTGGACCAATAACGTCCGGCCCTGCTTCCACTCGCCATTTTTCCCGAACTTCACGTCGCCCACGACGGTGGAGTGCGTGTTGTCCCGGATGTAGGCGCCCACCTTCGCCTGATCGAAGCTCTTCGTCGCCTTGATGGCGTCCCCCAGGACCTGCACGTAGGCATAGGCAAAGGGCGGAAGATAGTAGCCCAGCGGGTCAAGCTTCTTCGCGGGCGCCTGCTCCTGATATTTTTTCAGGAATTCGTTGATGCCCGGGAACTTCAGCGTCGGCTCCGGCGCCCAGAACCAGTAGTCCACGATCCCGTTGAGCAGCGGGCCGAGATTCATCTGGATGGCGGTGTACTGGAGACCCACCATGCCGCCGCCCCAGAGCTTCGGCTTCAGGCCGATCTCATTCGCGGCCTTGACGATGCCGATAGAACCGCCCGGGTAGGAGCCGACAAAGAACAGGTCCGGATTGGTGGCCTTCACCGCCCGGAGAATCGGGGTGAAGTCCGTCGTGCCGGGGAAGGGATACCGCTTGTCGTAGAGAATCTTGAGGCCGAGCCTTTTCGCGTGCTTCCGGCCGCCTACCACTACGTTGCGCGCGAACTCAGAGTCTGCCGAGAGGAACGCGATCGTCTTGGGCCGCGGCTTCTGCTTCATCGCGATCTCGAAAAAGCCCCTCGTCTGGTCCACAGCGGGATCCTCGCCCGACGGCATGATCTGGAAATAATTGTTGTATTTAAATCTGTGGTTGGCATCGAGGCCGAACAGGCTCATGAAGACCAAGCCGCGCTCCATGACGATCGGCAGCGCCGGAACGATCAGGTTGGTCCCGTAGGGCGAGACGACGAAGTCAACCTTATCGACATCGAGCAGCTTGGCATAGATGCCGGGCACGTTCGCGGGCTTGGTCTGATCGTCGTAGTACACCAGCTCGACCTTGCGCCCGAGAAGGCCGCCCTGGGCGTTCATATCGTCGCGCCAGATCTCCATGGCCAGCAGCGCGGCCTTGCCCGC includes:
- a CDS encoding amino acid ABC transporter substrate-binding protein → MRKLTRRVCRWVLLGALVAVLAGGLAAAPVADAAKPLKIGFSMALTGPLGPAGKAALLAMEIWRDDMNAQGGLLGRKVELVYYDDQTKPANVPGIYAKLLDVDKVDFVVSPYGTNLIVPALPIVMERGLVFMSLFGLDANHRFKYNNYFQIMPSGEDPAVDQTRGFFEIAMKQKPRPKTIAFLSADSEFARNVVVGGRKHAKRLGLKILYDKRYPFPGTTDFTPILRAVKATNPDLFFVGSYPGGSIGIVKAANEIGLKPKLWGGGMVGLQYTAIQMNLGPLLNGIVDYWFWAPEPTLKFPGINEFLKKYQEQAPAKKLDPLGYYLPPFAYAYVQVLGDAIKATKSFDQAKVGAYIRDNTHSTVVGDVKFGKNGEWKQGRTLLVQLQGIKGHSMEEFTMPGKMVVLYPPKYKSGNLIYPYEKAR